TGGtgtatgaaaactatacagtAAAGGAGTCCGattgtatacaaaatcatgTGGTAAGATACAAGTtgaattcgaacctgagacctttcgatcacaggcggacggtcttaacaATTAGTCCACCACTGCTTCCACTTGAAGAACAGCcgatctaataaaaaataataacgaattacataaaaataacaatatatttaagatattaCCTAGTTGTATTATTTCAGAGTTCATACCAGAGTTGTGTTAGCTATACTAGAGTTATGTTAGCAGTGTCAGCGAGTTTTGTTAGCTATACCAGAGTTCGGTTGGCAGTGTCAGTGTTATGTTAGCTATACCAGAGTTATGTTAGCCGTATCAGAGTTACTTTATGTTAGTTACACCAGAATTATGTTAGCAGTGTCATAGTTAATCCTAATGCAGACTATAGTTTgcatttgcaaaataaaaaaaacaagacaTCGGCATTATTCGGCATGCTTTTTCACAAAgattaaatctataaaatattttcaataaaatgtagctactgtgtttttattgataatattataaggaaactatttaactatacatttattaaattgctttgtttttttattaggtcCCGCGATAGATTAAAGATTCCCGCTTTTTTACTTCAAGTCAGGGACCGGACCCATTCAAAACACTTTCGCGGGTTTTGAATGGGTTTGCTTTCGAAAGCCGTTCGGTGCTGTAACCTCTTCAATTTGCTTTGGTAAGCTACAAAACCCTTTCTTTGAGGTAAGTCATACGAAGGGGTTACCCGTTCAGATATCAGGCTAATTTATGCTTTAAGCTCAGGCCATACGGtcttaatttcaataaattgcaATGCACAACAAATACCTATTAAGCGCGTGCGATAAAGCGGTGCGTTATTATTTGCACGATTCAATGTGTCGTTTCGTGTCGTTTAGGCTCTTCACACACGGAGCTACGCAAATTTGCACAGGAGCGGGGtgtgatgaaaactacaccCCTCTCCCCCGCTGGCATTTAAGGGGAAAGCCAAACAGGGTAAGCGCTATAACGAACGGGTTACCCCTTCGAAAGAGTTAGCCATATCATATGGGAAATCCTTTGAAAGGGTTAGCCTCACCATATGGGATAGTCATTGGATTGGGTTAGCCATTGAACAGGTAAGACAATAATATGGGAAAGCTTTTCAAAGGATTAAGCAAACGAACGGCTTGTCCGGTCCCTGCTTTAGTTTCAAAATCCCgtattgaacaaaaaaaagtcTGACCGCGCTGCACGTTGTGCCTGTGTACAAGACAATCAAGTCCTTTATGTACTCACTCACGCCACTACCAATactagttaaatatttagcaCGCGTGTGGACACACTGACCGTGTTTATGTAACATTACGTGATCAGTGTGCTCATTGCGTGCAACATAACAGTCGCAATTCATATTACCTATTGGGACAATTATTGGGCATTTCGATCACCGACATTATCCTTCGGGATATTTACTTAACTAAAACGAATATTCATTTTAACgattataggtacctacctaaaaatTGTGTGCATATTGAGTGTAAaggaaataaaacagaaaaaatatttaattatttgcaatttattttacaaaataaatgcttatttGAGACCGAATTGCTTATCTTATAGTCTACTACATACTAGCTGTTGtgcgcagcttcgcccgcggcaAAAAGCTGCCATGTTACCAGCAACCTTCATAACTAACAAACACACTTCCACATccacactaatattttaaatgtgaaagtctgtcacgttttcacggctaaacaaCGCTGGGccaatttagatgaaattttcaATAGATATACCTAGTCAATGACCTGtggtcaaaaatatgtttgaccCCTGGTCATTGACCGCCACCGCGAGCGGAGCGGCAACAGCTTGTTTACAATATGAATTTAAAGTAttaagaaaacataaaaaagacaatttgTATATTCGACATTACTACGATACATTTTTTCGTTGACATATTTATACATCATCCAGTACAATAGAAAtctactatatatgtatatatgaagGCATAACACTACTTGTACAACCATTATTCTTATAGTACAGGAGATAATGagatttaaaatcaatatttccTTCTCCTTGACttaccatatatttttatctcaaacaGATTCATATAGTTAAACAAATCCAATGTTATATAAACACTAGAGGCCCGTCCCGGCATCggtcgagtaaaaccataataaaaagtatgtcCTATGTCACTcatgaaggtttcgtctgtctcCGGGCCAATGTTCAcaaaaatcggcccagtagtttttaattttattcattacaaataaaaaaaaaattaccctttataatatttgtacggCCAATAAAATcattctatatattattaacaaaatacaatgcTACCTccaaatattttgcaaaataaaaatttgaattttagatTTCATTACAACTGGCGATGTGACTgcgtatttaaataatcaaatacaatagtcaaatgtcactttaattgatcagttgtattaattacgagatttacaattttttcggtatcattaaattatcaaaaaagcTTTTCGactccaaaatccgtgacgtcacaaaacaTTACTGTCACACAAGCACCATATAAAATTTCGTTTATGACATTCAAAAAAGTATATGATTTGACTGATTGGAGAGTAGACATTGtctgttaaatatattttgttattttacatattatgctGCATTCCCTCAAGACATATTGCGTACCTATAAAACGTTacgacatattttttgaatataattatatgttatgGCAGTATTCGAAGTTACAAGTACATtacaagtataatattttcgcagaattgtattttttatttttttgtttgtttggtagttcataacatataaatataataatatagaattattCTCACTTACGTACTAACAGAGATAGCATATTCTCATAAAAAGCTCAAATATAAGTATGGTATAATGTTACAGacatacaaattgtatttttgttttatttagaggatatttaacatatattttgaccctaatattgtataaaaagtaatattttagataCATGATTTTTCTggataaatctttttttcaatatcaaGTTTTATAAGGGAAAACACATaggactaaaatatttatttttaaatcaaaaaaagGTCAGCAGTTTTTTtctatgttaataaaatatcaagaaattttgaaaaaaacaattgtttcattcataaaattatgagaagatctaaaataatactagaaaataatttgaagtaaATTATTTCCTATATTACAATTATCATGATAACCACGGCCCATAAGTTCATTGTTATAGTGTAACATTTTAccatacagataaacatcacTATTAAAGATACATGCTTCCAAATATATTCCAATTCATACTTTGAGAATAGGTGATTTTTATAGTCTTCTAAACCTCAGTACGTGTTAAGTTTTGGAAATCTagtaaaaagataatatatatattttttgttttaaacgtATTTTGACAACTTTTAGCGCTTTTAGCTGCAAATTCTTACTACCTGACAGCAGATAATGTGTTAAACCACCAAATTTTTAATTCCCAATCTAATccgtttatttgaaaataaagcgCTAGCGTAGAACACAGATTTTACACCGAAAGGAGTGATTTCCAATATTGCCTCTTAACATTAACTGATATTTCCCAAAATTCCCGTTATTCGATAACCAGAGACGCGCTAGCATAAGACACGGAGGAATCCTGCGGGGTCATACACTGTGAAGATTGAGCGTATTTCAAGAACTTCATTGTCATTTTGGGGCAGTTCCGTTGCGTTTGCAGCTTTGCTATTgcctgaaatatatatacggTATGTAACTTCCTTGGAGAGTGAAGCGTATTTATAGAAGTAATCAGAATATTAATAAGCTTTTTTGTCGCTGGTCAGTGTCATGGATGAATATaacttatagaaaataaaattatttttcttttcttccttCTTTTCTACAAGATTTCCTATCGTATTAtctcatatataaataataaataaataaatatattaggacaaatcacacagattgagctagcctcaaagtaagttcgagacttgtgttatgggatactaactcaacgatgctatattttataacaaatacatatatagataaacatccaagacccgggccaaacagaaaaagatcattttccatcatgacccgtccggggatcgaacccgggacctctcagttcagaggcaagcactttaccactgcgacaCCGAGGTCCGAATGTTTATATAACtgttacaaacacacaaaataatagaaacagcagatacttaaaataaaaaatttaatgcaaATCGCCAGATTGTTGAATATCACACATACCTGTAGTAATACCCCGATGGGATGCCGACCGCATATTGTGTTCGCATACATATTGAGGTACTCTGTGAACGCGCGGGGATCCATTTTTTCGATTATGTCCATACcctgttaataataaaacaaccaAAAGATAAATCGTGGTAAAAAAAAgcttaataataaatccatttatttatacaattattataaagaggtaagcgtttgtgagtatgtattTTACAGGCGGGTAATTTGCGCGatactaccgaaccgatttcaaaaattctttcaccattagaaagatacattatccaagattgctataggctatattttatctcaaaattcccaagggagcaaagccccgggcaacatatagtttgttttatttttataaaaagcgGTTTCCATTTAAAACGCCATCTATCGTATGGGCTTACAATGTGCATTATTGGATGGTTGTTATGGTAACAATGCCATCTATCGTCTATAATCTGCACTAGCTGTCGGTAAAACAGTTTTCAGTATAAAtgacagcgccatctatcgaCAATAATATCAATCACACTTCCAGATGATAAAACAGCTTCTGATCGTTGACAATGCCATCTATCGTCTATTGTTTACTGACGGTAAAACAGTTCCAAGTACAAACGCCAATGCCATCTATCGACTGTAATCTTAAACTGTCAGATGATAAGCTCCACACACTCACTGAACTTACGACACACGCCgtcgcgaatgcgtgaacaatGCGTAAtcagtatgagtgcttttatttaccgcaatgaaaaaccagctaTGTATGTTACCGGTCAAACCAGATTCCAGGAtaaataacctttttttttttaacgtgtggAAAGACCCTCGTCCCGTCCATCCGGCCACGGGAAGCCGGACAGGTGTGTGGGACTTGAACCCACTAAAACCACACGATGCCAACGCCAACCGCATTTGTGCCGGGACCATGTGCTACTCTCGCTCCACAGCCCCGGCGCGGAACCTAAGCTAACCTAACctatataactaataaataaataaataaaataaataataaacgttGTGTTAGACCTTTTTCATTTTAGGCACCTAATTTATAGtgatcaaaatgaaaaattaaacatgaccaatataaacattgaaagattataataatctacCAAATGACCTGTCGGTCGAGCCACTCGATGCCCTGGTGTATGTGCCCCCGCTCAGCGTCGCGCCACGTGTAGCGGAAGCGCGCGCCCCAGTGACAGAAGTCCGACGAGATCACCAGCAGGTTCTGCGGGTCCGCCAGGTAAGGGGCCAAGATGGCGCCGTATCTAACAGTCAACAAGTTTTTTGACaccaaaattacattttccaaTCAAcaagtttacaaaaatgacattttccaATCAAcaagtttacaaaaatgacattttccaATCAAcaagtttacaaaaatgacattttccaATCAACCagtttacaaaacatttacaaaaatgtcattttcgccacaagcttttattgtcgtcagagagatcttatggtGTTTAACGAGAGAAACAAAAAAGATACTTACTTAGCCTCCTTATCGGGCGTCAGAGATCCCACTAATATAGGTATGATTGTAAATCCAGTCTTgtatctgaaaatataaaacattttttatataattcacaATACTTATATTCATCTAGCGATCCATGCCGGCTTCGAAAAAACCGAATCGAAATCTGTTACgtacttttaaaaatctaagaatgcatagggacagacagacagcgtgaagcgactatgttttatactatgatGTGAAATGATAGCGGAACCATATGCTGccaccctagaatagaaccattCTAAATCctaccgtggatgtcgtacgaggtgactaaggaaCACAGCttagacagctgataggcaacaacattcgcaggagggttgacgtcaggcaggcagccggTCGCAAAATCACTGCCGAATTTTCAAGCAGAGACGAGAGATTATGTAAATAAGCACCTAgactgtttattatttactagatgttgcccgcggcttcgtccgcgttatttttccaggatgaaaagtaccctatgtccatcgccatacttcaaactacatgtatgcaaaaatttcaagaagattggttgaatagatagagcTAGAAGTGATAACAAACtaactttcccatttataatatcagttaggattcaaatttcataattacacACCTATCGCTATGAATGATTATTAAGTTTTTCCAAAGATTGACAGGTAGAGAAAGCTTTTAGCATGaagtcaacaaaaaaaaaacatgcggagatgagagagagagagtgagagagagagatattgtgaaatgaaaatagtaataaaactgCAAATACTAACTCCTCCATGACCTTAGCGATGTATGGCAGGTGCATCTCGATAGAGTGCTCATCCTCGTCCGTCTGCGCGTCCATCCGCGAGAACTGACGCGTCGCCTCCAGCTCCGCGTATACTGCAACCACACATcaacagggttactggtatcaaacgcaaaacctcctaaagactacttggttacatcaaaacaagcaacttttattctacgacttttcgtgttacgtagtttaatttttcatataaaaaaaaatacaatctaatttgcgtttctacacatgttaactGTATGTAACAGCCAAGCGACACGAAACattacagtagcgttatgtagcggaatcgaacatagagttaacgttttatagaaacgacatttaaactaaaaaaatgatattttttttgtatttattacgtttagacaaaagttttagaacaaaagatgttactCTCTGTGtgccttatgcgcctttgaaAGGTtgtgcgttagataccagtaccCCTTTATACTTAAAAAGGTATTATCCGAGgtataaaataggtatgtgCGCTTTTAAtatctgtttttaaataagttcaATAATGAAACGCGAAAATATTATGGAATCTTATCCGCGATAAATAATctgtaggaatttcgggattagtacccctatgtgttattgttatattctatccacATTCTATCCGAGGAGACGAAGAAGTAGGAAGAAGGCGGGAAAAAATTAACTCACTCTGTTTGTCTATGGTGAGGTCATAGAGCGGCGTCTGGTACTTGTCCAGCGAGGACAGCGCACAGCCCCCCAGCCGCACATGGTGGGAGGGACCCAAGATGAATATGCGTTTGCTGAAAAtaggtatacaaatataattatatttatttttgttaaatagatACAGAAATGATAGGACACGGTTGCAAGCCATTCAATATACCTACAATGAAGTGCattgtattgaaaattgttgggtttcgaattattatttttttacaaaacataaaactcCTTTTACCGCCTTTTCAGTGACACCTGtctattttgacatttacttttCTTGTGGCGCTAGTCTCGcaattacctacttaataaaGAAGACACCAAATAACAACGATTTGGTTTTAGGTCAGTGGCGTATTTACCAGTAGGCTGAATAGGCTGGAGCCTAGGGCGGCAGATTTTAAAGGgtgacaaatataaaatgttattaggtTTCACTACATAACAATAGAGGAATTTGAcgttttttatactatgtatttgCGATACGGTACCTAATGGATAGACCCTTTGTGAGAAGTATTAACACTCTAGGAGGTTGTCGTATTCGTTACAGTGCACGCGAGTAATATAAACCCTTATTTATCCACCACTTCGTGtgtataaagatattttgtaacaccctatatacttatatatatattttatttatagtatattcCGATAGAACATtgaaatactataataataaatccatCACAATTTTCTCTAAGAGTAAATGTATACTTACACAACGACAGGACTGACTTGTCTGTACGCGAATGCTGCGCAAGCGCCGCAGTAAGAGTAGCCAGCGTGCCTGAAAACAAATCagacctatatatgtatatacacatGGGTTTAAAGAATGAAATGGAAAAAGCACTCTAAAAGCACTGCCAACAAAGTATGGAATGGTAGTACCATAACACGAGCTGCATACCTCATAAATTCTACTTATattatgtgaaagtttgtgatgatgtatgtacgtatatcgcgtgtatgtttgttactctttcacgcaaaatctactgaacagattgttatgaaatttggaatacagGTACAATAGGTATAACCAGGAATAACACAAGGCTTTTTCACacttttttatcccgaaattcaaATGGGAGCGAATCCCCGGTGCGCAACTAGTAGTATATACGTACGGGGCAATGATGGCGCGCGCCGGGCCGTGGGTCAAATCCGCTTTGGACAGCCAGAGGTCCAGCTGTCTTGACAGCTCGCTGCCTGCAACCAAACATTGTATGGAAATTGTTCTCgcggcgtgtggtcccgccctcgAATAGcgccactccatatcctcccgtggatatcgtacgaggcgactaagagacACAGCCTTAACATCATATAAGCAACAacagtattcccaaagagggaaGGCATGTCAGGCATATTCTAAAATCAAACCTTCATAAAACTACTAACTCCAcaatatccatactaataatattatgaacattgtttttgtttgtaattaataaactcaaaaacaaataGGCACAGATAGAAGAAACCTTCAGAGTAACATAGACTACTTTTAtactatggttttacctgatCGAAGCCAGGACACGAGctggtatataatatatttttttatttattttggcacaAACAGTCAttataagaattattatattttataactttatcaACGTgtttaatctcaattccacctATAAGCAACTGGTTTcccaactcttggctctgtcagttttttttttaaatctattttttgtcgGGGCTTCAGTTGCTTGGTGCGACTATGCCAGACTCATGgggaaattacattttatttggtattatgCCTGCCTTCTCcagaatgtataaatacatctGGCCTCGCTAGACAATGGTTTGTTCTACATAATGTTAATCTCACCATTGCCCAAAGAGAGATCCCGCAGGAGTTTATTTCTTAAGCTGGTCAAACTCATAGAGGTTAAGTTGAAAATGTTACACTGTATctggaaacaaataaaagaacaGTTGAAAgatttaacaacttttatttacaataaaatataaatctaaacaaatacaaatctaAAACCATCATCAGTCTTCCTCGTCATCATTCATGATGCCCGCAATCTTCTCCGATACTTCTTTCATCAGTTTCTCGCTAAAATTAGGAAACTTCACATCAAATTCTGCTTTCAAGCTGTCCAATTCAAACCTATCCTTTTCCATATCCACCAAAGCCTTTTGAGACTTTTCATATTCCTTGAACTTTTCCATATCAAGTTTAGAATGCTTTTTTATCTGTTCCAAACCCTCTATGGCATCATTCACAGCATCCAGCAATTGTTTATGGCCGCTGTTCTTATCATAGCCAAAGTCAATGTTTTTGGTTTCCAATTTATCAAGACAAGCTTCTTCCGTTTTGTTTAAATCTTTAAGAATTTCTTCCACTTTCGATGACTCTGTCATATCGTAGAAATGTGAGACGTCACGGGTCTTTAGGTCTATTAATCTGAAACCAAAAACATAAATggtcttttaaaatattaacttatgttaacataaagaaaaaacaatgtaaGTCTTGTCTAGTAAGGTCTCGTGGCATGATAAAACTAATCTGTTGCAAAATGCTAATAGTTTAtggctttaaaatttttatatagcaCATTTAAATAACACTTATATTGTGATAACTATTAAATTTGGCATCAAACACCCAGAGGTGTTTGGTGAAATTAGACATACCTAAGCAAAGAGTAGAACTaagcataaaatataagatattCGTGATAGCAAATTTTCTGTGTA
This sequence is a window from Plodia interpunctella isolate USDA-ARS_2022_Savannah chromosome 29, ilPloInte3.2, whole genome shotgun sequence. Protein-coding genes within it:
- the LOC128682103 gene encoding protein MEMO1, with the protein product MSCRNASHAGSWYTENGSELSRQLDLWLSKADLTHGPARAIIAPHAGYSYCGACAAFAYRQVSPVVVKRIFILGPSHHVRLGGCALSSLDKYQTPLYDLTIDKQIYAELEATRQFSRMDAQTDEDEHSIEMHLPYIAKVMEEYKTGFTIIPILVGSLTPDKEAKYGAILAPYLADPQNLLVISSDFCHWGARFRYTWRDAERGHIHQGIEWLDRQGMDIIEKMDPRAFTEYLNMYANTICGRHPIGVLLQAIAKLQTQRNCPKMTMKFLKYAQSSQCMTPQDSSVSYASASLVIE